Proteins from a single region of Belliella baltica DSM 15883:
- the aroQ gene encoding type II 3-dehydroquinate dehydratase → MKIIIINGPNLNLLGKREPEIYGNQSFEDYFSILKNKFAEIDLSYFQSNVEGEIINKIHEVGFECDAILLNAGGYTHTSVAISDAIAGVSTPVLEVHISNIYKREEFRHKSIISKECVGMISGLGLMGYELGLQYFLRTSTNL, encoded by the coding sequence TTGAAAATCATCATTATCAATGGGCCTAATCTTAACCTTCTCGGAAAAAGAGAGCCTGAAATATATGGAAATCAATCTTTTGAGGATTATTTTTCTATTTTGAAAAACAAGTTTGCAGAAATCGATCTGAGCTATTTTCAAAGCAATGTGGAAGGCGAAATTATCAACAAAATCCACGAAGTGGGTTTTGAATGTGACGCTATTCTACTGAATGCAGGTGGTTATACACATACTTCAGTTGCTATTTCAGACGCTATAGCTGGGGTGAGCACTCCAGTTTTGGAAGTTCATATTTCAAATATCTACAAAAGAGAAGAATTCAGACACAAGAGTATCATCAGTAAAGAATGTGTTGGGATGATTTCTGGCTTAGGTCTTATGGGGTATGAACTTGGATTGCAATATTTTCTCAGAACCTCTACAAACCTATGA